In the genome of Ferrovibrio terrae, the window CGACCGGGCCGTTGCCGGTCGCCTTGACCGCTTTGACGGCGCCGTCGATTTCCAGTTCCAGCTCGGCGCTCTGCGGCTCCTTCGAACCGGCGACCACCTGCAGCGACACGAAGCGGATGCGATGGCTGTCATGCGCCACGGTGTCATCCACCAGCGCAACCAGATCCTCGTCGAAGACTTCCTTCTTGCGGTCGGCCAGATCCTTGAAGCGGCCAAAGGCATCGTTCAGCTGGTTCTCGGCCAGATTGAAGCCAAGCTCTTCCAGCTTCTTGCGGAAGGCATGGCGGCCGGAATGCTTGCCCATCACGAGCGTCGAACGATTCAGGCCAACCGATTCCGGCGTCATGATCTCGTAAGTGCCGGCATGCTTCAGCATGCCATCCTGGTGGATGCCGCTTTCATGCGCGAAGGCATTGGCGCCGACGATGGCCTTGTTCGGCTGCACGACGAAGCCCGTCACCGCAGAAACAAGCCGCGAGGCCTTCATGATGTCGGTGGTCTTGATACCGGTTTCGAACTGCATCACATCGGGCCGCGTGCGCAGCGCCATCACGATTTCTTCCAGCGCGGCATTGCCGGCGCGCTCGCCCAGGCCATTGATGGTGCATTCCACCTGGCGCGCGCCGCCGATCACGGCTGCCAGCGAGTTGGCGACGGCGAGGCCGAGATCGTTGTGGCAATGCGCGGAAAACCTGGCTTTATCGCTGTTCGGGATGTTTTCGATCAGGAAGCGCATCAACGCCGTGTATTCCTCCGGCACGGTGTAGCCAACCGTGTCGGGCACGTTGATCGTGGTGGCACCAGCTTTGATGGCGCTCTCGATCACGCGGCAGAGGAAGTCACGATCCGAGCGCGTGCCGTCCTCGCAACTCCACTCGACGTCGTCGCAAAGATTGCGCGCATGGCTCACGCTGTCGATGATCGCCTGATGCACCGCCTCGGGCTCCATCTGCAGCTTGAACTTCATGTGCAGCGGCGACGTGGAGATGAATGTGTGGATGCGTGCGCTCTTCGCGGGCTTCAGCGCTTCCCAGGCGCGGTCGATATCTTTCCTGCCGGCGCGGCTCAGGCCGCAGACCGTAGAGTTCTTCACGCGCTTGGCGATTTCGTTCACGGCTTCGAAGTCACCGTTGGAGGCAATCGGGAAACCGGCCTCGATCACATCGACGCCCATGCCTTCCAGCACGGACGCAATTTTCAGCTTCTCTTCAAGATTCATCGAGGCGCCGGGCGATTGCTCGCCGTCGCGCAGGGTGGTGTCGAAAATGA includes:
- a CDS encoding 2-isopropylmalate synthase; the encoded protein is MTTAATGSGRDRVIIFDTTLRDGEQSPGASMNLEEKLKIASVLEGMGVDVIEAGFPIASNGDFEAVNEIAKRVKNSTVCGLSRAGRKDIDRAWEALKPAKSARIHTFISTSPLHMKFKLQMEPEAVHQAIIDSVSHARNLCDDVEWSCEDGTRSDRDFLCRVIESAIKAGATTINVPDTVGYTVPEEYTALMRFLIENIPNSDKARFSAHCHNDLGLAVANSLAAVIGGARQVECTINGLGERAGNAALEEIVMALRTRPDVMQFETGIKTTDIMKASRLVSAVTGFVVQPNKAIVGANAFAHESGIHQDGMLKHAGTYEIMTPESVGLNRSTLVMGKHSGRHAFRKKLEELGFNLAENQLNDAFGRFKDLADRKKEVFDEDLVALVDDTVAHDSHRIRFVSLQVVAGSKEPQSAELELEIDGAVKAVKATGNGPVDSIFNAIKALFPHTVNLQLYQVHAVTQGTDAQAEVTVRLEESGKTVNGQASDADTLVASCRAYIHALNKLLVKREKTAPAAMSA